In Brassica rapa cultivar Chiifu-401-42 chromosome A06, CAAS_Brap_v3.01, whole genome shotgun sequence, a single window of DNA contains:
- the LOC117126058 gene encoding uncharacterized protein LOC117126058, with amino-acid sequence MANTETIELPPRFFPLGEEPVGLRVTPYHKPGGLRLILDTLDPEEVDVIKRSPFGKFLELADQTPYSGRLGRYMLSRQLKVRKKYEAWFLFAENPIRFSLREFATVTGLPCGKYPSPPSKATEKLISEQPYYNVLFGMLKEVTVSSVIRMLKRKTVTSQETRIKYALLAILAYVILPTTHIAKISVEHAEKIKDLDEFFAYPWGRLSFEMLISSIKEKDELNLTQSTIALPGYVQSLQMVMTRAVPALTEIVTQDSASDVAGDADFSQTPPRNGIKPAHARTLDTAKNVSVTHIIPQDTDVEVDEAELCFSDEEDDTRVDSMVRLIKDGSRFSNQLFKGGATKADIELMREKADEAAGGRKKRKRKIPMQTPNNSDDVHAPPIDKGISKADIDRVEGKVDDLRESFNQFQEIIKKHISDNSAHLLVCQNNYQKILDSVGTFQSQSIRQTRVRTPTDNQTLDASKDRPTTTPIQTSREGIDTDIIRSVISNVQKTYGDKGPSLPASTPHTDDVSDSGDGGDPIPDENIDKENYTLPLQTINDQDPPDNSRVATSVKKTNVDRGPHMPDVGDLVNSYIIDKDIGNNQQTLSGNAHRDSNLQEDLSSPSFSLGLTQEEVQLVEDQILEPTVREDTEVVGKPPSSPPDIQANAPAPTRKSNRLKTVSKLIVGVYECDKGTLSRFSEAYPGALNNNASIDYPTKFSKLSDILKTTKSITVGGISVSAKDLIEIEQRTKSLSPKMFDVLMHHIGIMMMPLSNSSQSYLFLDTKFVSILSKNYPRFKKSSQKEDFVFTPNLVEILDRHESQTGEVERIYFPFNLDQAHWIGLCFDRNTWKLLVLDCNTSYKSDSLTAKELAPTAQMLPYLLTQACRKLEPERLNPLTVERARQIPQNRKHADSGVTAALLMQAHAAGGIEACRHLSTDLVKQEAKRLAVMIFEKNAGPI; translated from the exons ATGGCAAATACGGAGACAATCGAACTACCACCTCGTTTTTTTCCTCTTGGGGAAGAACCGGTTGGATTAAGAGTCACTCCATATCACAAACCAGGAGGCCTCAGACTCATTCTAGACACTCTCGATCCTGAAGAAGTTGATGTTATTAAGCGGTCACCTTTCGGAAAGTTCCTCGAGCTCGCCGACCAGACACCCTACTCCGGCCGTCTAGGACGATACATGCTTTCCAGACAGCTGAAAGTTCGAAAAAAGTACGAGGCATGGTTCCTTTTTGCGGAGAACCCAATAAGATTCTCACTGAGAGAGTTTGCCACTGTAACCGGCCTACCGTGTGGAAAATACCCTAGCCCACCGTCGAAAGCCACGGAGAAACTCATATCTGAACAGCCATACTACAACGTCCTATTTGGCATGCTTAAGGAAGTAACTGTATCATCTGTCATCCGGATGCTCAAGCGTAAGACGGTCACCTCACAAGAGACTAGAATCAAGTACGCCCTTCTCGCAATCCTTGCCTATGTGATTCTTCCAACCACTCACATCGCAAAAATATCAGTTGAGCACGCCGAGAAGATTAAAGACCTTGACGAGTTCTTCGCTTACCCGTGGGGCCGACTGTCCTTTGAGATGTTGATTAGCAGTATAAAGGAAAAAGACGAGCTAAATCTTACGCAAAGCACCATCGCTCTCCCGGGATACGTTCAGTCCCTTCAGATGGTGATGACCAGAGCTGTTCCCGCGCTCACTGAAATTGTCACTCAAGACTCTGCATCGGATGTTGCTGGAGACGCGGACTTTTCTCAAACCCCCCCTAGGAACGGCATCAAGCCAGCACACGCAAGGACGTTGGACACAGCTAAAAAT GTGAGCGTGACTCATATCATCCCACAAGACACAGACGTGGAGGTTGACGAGGCGGAACTGTGCTTCTCCGACGAGGAAGATGATACAAGAGTAGATTCAATGGTCAGACTAATCAAAGATGGGTCGCGTTTTTCAAACCAATTATTCAAAGGCGGAGCTACCAAGGCCGATATAGAGCTCATGCGCGAGAAGGCAGATGAGGCAGCCGGGGGTAGGAAGAAGCGAAAGAGGAAAATTCCAATGCAAACGCCCAACAACTCCGACGATGTTCATGCTCCTCCAATCGACAAAGGCATATCAAAAGCTGACATTGACAGGGTTGAAGGCAAGGTTGATGACCTTCGTGAATCATTCAATCAATTCCAAGAGATAATCAAGAAGCATATCTCAGACAACTCCGCTCACCTGCTCGTCTGTCAGAACAACTATCAGAAGATACTAGACTCAGTAGGTACTTTTCAGTCTCAGTCAATCCGGCAAACACGCGTTCGAACTCCAACTGACAACCAGACGCTTGATGCCTCAAAGGACCGCCCTACAACGACTCCCATTCAGACCAGCAGAGAAGGCATCGATACTGACATCATAAGATCTGTGATATCCAATGTCCAGAAGACCTACGGGGACAAG GGTCCATCTTTACCAGCCTCCACCCCACATACAGACGATGTGAGCGACAGCGGGGACGGGGGCGACCCTATACCTGATGAGAATATTGACAAGGAAAATTACACTCTACCATTACAAACCATCAATGACCAAGACCCACCTGATAATTCACGTGTTGCGACAAGCGTCAAGAAGACGAATGTTGACAGG GGACCACATATGCCAGACGTCGGTGATCTCGTAAATTCTTATATTATCGACAAGGACATTGGCAACAACCAGCAAACTCTGTCAGGCAACGCACACCGTGATTCAAACCTACAAGAAGATCTCTCATCT CCATCCTTTTCTCTGGGCCTGACGCAGGAAGAAGTGCAGCTGGTAGAAGACCAAATTCTAGAGCCGACCGTTAGAGAGGACACGGAAGTAGTCGGCAAGCCACCGAGCAGCCCTCCAGATATCCAAGCCAACGCCCCGGCGCCCACTAGGAAAAGCAATCGCCTCAAGACAGTCTCAAAACTGATTGTAGGTGTATATGAGTGCGACAAAGGCACACTATCTCGTTTCAGCGAAGCATACCCTGGCGCACTGAACAACAATGCGTCCATAGACTATCCTACCAAGTTCAGCAAGCTTTCTGATATCTTGAAGACAACTAA GTCCATTACAGTAGGTGGCATATCTGTATCTGCGAAAGACCTTATTGAAATTGAACAGAGGACCAAATCACTATCGCCCAAG ATGTTTGATGTATTGATGCACCACATCGGGATAATGATGATGCCTCTATCAAACTCCAGTCAAAGTTATTTGTTCCTCGACACCAAATTTGTCTCCATCCTCTCCAAGAACTACCCACGGTTCAAGAAATCTTCTCAGAAAGAGGATTTTGTCTTCACTCCGAACCTGGTGGAAATACTAGACCGACATGAATCACAGACAGGAGAGGTAGAGCGCATCTACTTCCCTTTCAACCTCGACCAGGCACATTGGATCGGCCTATGCTTTGACCGCAACACCTGGAAGCTGCTTGTTCTCGATTGCAACACATCCTACAAAAGTGATTCGCTCACGGCAAAAGAACTTGCACCAACAGCCCAGATGCTCCCTTACCTTCTGACGCAAGCTTGTCGCAAGCTGGAACCTGAGCGCCTTAATCCATTGACCGTGGAGAGGGCCAGACAGATCCCACAAAACCGTAAACACGCAGACTCTGGTGTCACAGCAGCACTGCTCATGCAAGCTCACGCGGCCGGGGGCATAGAGGCATGCAGACACCTGTCTACGGATTTGGTGAAACAAGAGGCAAAAAGGCTGGCTGTTATGATTTTCGAGAAAAACGCAGGTCCAATCTGA
- the LOC117126059 gene encoding uncharacterized protein LOC117126059 has translation MLRPGIADIGFLFLTSEGCVGSSDKDLYVGKTFKNRDEFKQHMALYAIKQKFVYRCARSSPSVMVLECSGVSCMWRVYAVLVKGSSLYEIRKLRGGHSCSVDERAGYQRQATYSVIGEMLKQQFTGTGVGPRPGEIRQVMRGDHAVNISYWKAWRSREAAVEFAKGSCGASYQSLPNYLQRLIEANPGTLAHLDTEYVEGVGRRFKYMFIAMGASVKGFEFMRKVVVIDGTHLRGKYAGCLLTASAQDGNYQIYPLAFAVVDGENDKSWEWFFEKLSTFVPNQSGVVFVSDRHASIYQGLSKVYPNAGHCACIVHLKRNIRTNFRQRQLGYLVSKAARAFRMGMFYETFAEISSINQACADYLIDIGLEHWTRSHFPGRRYNIMTSNLAESWNSVLRDAREYPIVPLVEFIRTKLMSWFTTRRDSIQDVDTGLTPKVNSILAANFEICGGYNVRKVDVNEYEVQDLKGALFVVNLADKSCSCFEFQSLSIPCSHAIAAALKANISVEGLVDEVYTMKYLKGAYVSNILPPIELDNTAMIASEVSALTLNPPATRRPPGRPRKKRFFSRGEVLMKKIRKRYCSRCKGMGHNRATCKQAI, from the exons ATGTTGCGCCCCGGAATTGCTGACATTGGTTTCCTGTTTTTGACGTCTGAAGGTTGTGTGGGGTCCAGTGATAAAGACCTTTACGTGGGCAAGACATTTAAGAACCGAGACGAGTTCAAGCAACATATGGCCTTATATGCAATCAAGCAGAAGTTTGTTTACCGTTGTGCAAGGTCGTCACCTTCTGTTATGGTGCTTGAGTGTTCTGGAGTGTCATGTATGTGGCGGGTCTATGCAGTCCTTGTCAAGGGCTCGAGCCTGTATGAAATTCGTAAGCTACGTGGGGGGCACAGTTGCAGCGTTGATGAGCGTGCTGGATACCAGAGACAGGCGACATATAGCGTCATAGGGGAGATGCTCAAGCAGCAGTTCACCGGAACGGGTGTTGGTCCGCGGCCAGGGGAGATTAGGCAGGTGATGAGGGGCGATCATGCTGTAAACATTTCCTACTGGAAAGCGTGGCGTTCACGGGAAGCAGCGGTTGAGTTCGCTAAGGGATCTTGCGGTGCTTCGTACCAAAGCCTTCCAAATTATCTGCAGCGCCTTATTGAAGCTAACCCAGGGACATTGGCCCATCTTGATACAGAGTACGTGGAGGGCGTGGGTCGGCGTTTCAAGTATATGTTCATCGCTATGGGAGCAAGTGTGAAAGGCTTTGAATTTATGCGTAAGGTTGTGGTCATAGACGGTACGCATCTAAGAGGAAAGTATGCAGGCTGTCTGTTAACCGCTTCTGCTCAGGATGGGAACTATCAAATCTATCCCTTGGCCTTTGCTGTGGTTGATGGAGAAAACGACAAGTCGTGGGAGTGGTTTTTCGAGAAATTATCGACGTTCGTTCCTAATCAGAGCGGTGTTGTGTTTGTTTCCGACAGACACGCGTCTATCTATCAAGGACTAAGCAAG GTGTATCCAAACGCTGGCCATTGTGCATGCATCGTCCACCTAAAGAGAAACATTCGGACCAACTTCAGGCAGAGGCAGCTTGGATATCTTGTTTCAAAGGCAGCTAGGGCGTTTAGGATGGGCATGTTTTATGAAACATTCGCCGAAATTAGTTCTATCAATCAAGCGTGTGCTGACTACCTGATTGATATAGGGCTTGAACATTGGACAAGATCTCATTTCCCCGGCAGGCGATACAACATCATGACGAGCAACCTTGCGGAGTCTTGGAATTCTGTGCTTCGTGACGCGCGTGAGTATCCGATCGTGCCGTTGGTTGAGTTCATTCGGACTAAGCTGATGAGCTGGTTTACGACACGACGTGACTCGATCCAGGACGTTGACACTGGGTTGACACCCAAGGTTAACAGTATTCTTGCTGCGAACTTTGAGATCTGTGGGGGGTATAATGTAAGGAAGGTTGATGTCAATGAATATGAGGTGCAGGATCTGAAAGGAGCTTTATTTGTAGTCAATTTGGCAGACAAGTCGTGCTCATGCTTTGAATTCCAAAGCCTGAGTATACCATGTTCTCATGCCATTGCGGCTGCCTTGAAAGCAAACATTAGTGTAGAAGGTCTTGTGGATGAGGTCTACACAATGAAGTATTTGAAGGGGGCGTATGTAAGCAATATATTGCCGCCGATTGAGCTTGACAACACCGCTATGATCGCTAGTGAGGTATCTGCCCTTACTCTGAATCCGCCAGCAACTCGTCGTCCTCCCGGCAGACCAAGAAAGAAGAGGTTCTTCTCCCGTGGTGAAGTCCTG ATGAAGAAGATACGTAAAAGGTACTGTAGCCGTTGCAAGGGTATGGGGCATAACCGTGCTACTTGCAAGCAAGCAATATGA
- the LOC103872803 gene encoding HVA22-like protein h isoform X2: MIGSFLTRGLVMVFGYAYPAYECYKAVEKNKPEIQQLRFWCQYWILVAALTIFERVGDTFASWVPLYCEAKLAFFIYLWFPKTRGTTYVYDSFFRPYVAKHENEIDRNLVELRTKAGDMAVLFCRKAVCYGQTRFTEILHFVALQSTPKPQPKEKKQPAPKEEETKQPDLKTSQTASSTPQASPKGPKPKKPLLLTKEPIAVKPTSSPRKQLQPQQQTETKEAQPSVSQTKLTPTPPPSPSPATTKPNADSAQPPSKTEVEKAPEIVDAALPASEIQRASSSKETIMEETLRVTRGSLRKARSMGNTLKEK; encoded by the exons ATGATTGGATCATTTCTAACAAGAGGACTTGT AATGGTATTTGGATATGCATATCCTGCTTATGAATGCTACAAAGCGGTTGAGAAGAATAAACCTGAGATTCAACAGCTTCGTTTCTGGTGCCAGTATTG GATTTTGGTGGCTGCTTTGACCATTTTCGAAAGAGTTGGGGATACTTTTGCTTCCTG GGTTCCGCTCTACTGCGAGGCAAAGCTGGCTTTTTTCATATATCTTTGGTTCCCCAAGACCAGA GGAACGACCTACGTTTATGACTCTTTCTTTAGACCATATGTTGCAAAGCACGAAAATGAAATTGACCGCAACTTGGTTGAGCTGAGGACCAAAGCTGGAGACATGGCAGTGTTGTTCTGTAGAAAAGCAGTTTGCTATGGACAAACAAGATTCACTGAGATCCTGCACTTTGTTGCTCTTCAATCAACACCAAAACCTCAACCTAAG GAAAAGAAGCAGCCAGCACCAAAAGAGGAGGAGACGAAGCAACCAGATCTTAAGACGAGCCAAACAGCTTCTTCCACTCCTCAAGCAAGTCCAAAAGGACCAAAACCTAAGAAACCACTGCTTCTAACCAAAGAACCTATAGCGGTCAAGCCTACTTCATCTCCACGGAAGCAGCTGCAGCCACAACAACAGACAGAAACCAAGGAAGCACAACCCAGCGTGTCTCAAACCAAACTCACTCCTACCCCACCACCATCACCTTCACCCGCCACCACTAAACCAAACGCTGATTCTGCACAGCCACCATCAAAAACAGAGGTGGAGAAAGCGCCAGAGATTGTTGATGCAGCGTTACCAGCGTCAGAGATTCAGCGGGCGTCATCTTCGAAAGAGACGATAATGGAGGAGACACTTAGGGTGACTCGTGGGAGTCTGAGAAAAGCTCGATCAATGGGGAACACGCTAAAGGAAAAATAG
- the LOC103872803 gene encoding HVA22-like protein h isoform X1, protein MVSSVKPQIIFNFLIYFFFPLIILFCLFPPLAAVCVTVATRIPPISPFPFAERLETSYPRTLPTVFRFRYILRRFERMIGSFLTRGLVMVFGYAYPAYECYKAVEKNKPEIQQLRFWCQYWILVAALTIFERVGDTFASWVPLYCEAKLAFFIYLWFPKTRGTTYVYDSFFRPYVAKHENEIDRNLVELRTKAGDMAVLFCRKAVCYGQTRFTEILHFVALQSTPKPQPKEKKQPAPKEEETKQPDLKTSQTASSTPQASPKGPKPKKPLLLTKEPIAVKPTSSPRKQLQPQQQTETKEAQPSVSQTKLTPTPPPSPSPATTKPNADSAQPPSKTEVEKAPEIVDAALPASEIQRASSSKETIMEETLRVTRGSLRKARSMGNTLKEK, encoded by the exons ATGGTATCTTCAGTAAAGCCACAAATTATATTTAACTTTttgatttactttttttttcccctcataatattattttgtctCTTTCCCCCGCTCGCCGCCGTCTGCGTAACGGTCGCCACCCGCATTCCACCGATCAGTCCGTTTCCTTTCGCCGAACGTCTCGAAACCAGCTACCCTCGAACTCTACCTACAGTATTTCGATTCCGTTACATTCTCAGGAG GTTTGAAAGGATGATTGGATCATTTCTAACAAGAGGACTTGT AATGGTATTTGGATATGCATATCCTGCTTATGAATGCTACAAAGCGGTTGAGAAGAATAAACCTGAGATTCAACAGCTTCGTTTCTGGTGCCAGTATTG GATTTTGGTGGCTGCTTTGACCATTTTCGAAAGAGTTGGGGATACTTTTGCTTCCTG GGTTCCGCTCTACTGCGAGGCAAAGCTGGCTTTTTTCATATATCTTTGGTTCCCCAAGACCAGA GGAACGACCTACGTTTATGACTCTTTCTTTAGACCATATGTTGCAAAGCACGAAAATGAAATTGACCGCAACTTGGTTGAGCTGAGGACCAAAGCTGGAGACATGGCAGTGTTGTTCTGTAGAAAAGCAGTTTGCTATGGACAAACAAGATTCACTGAGATCCTGCACTTTGTTGCTCTTCAATCAACACCAAAACCTCAACCTAAG GAAAAGAAGCAGCCAGCACCAAAAGAGGAGGAGACGAAGCAACCAGATCTTAAGACGAGCCAAACAGCTTCTTCCACTCCTCAAGCAAGTCCAAAAGGACCAAAACCTAAGAAACCACTGCTTCTAACCAAAGAACCTATAGCGGTCAAGCCTACTTCATCTCCACGGAAGCAGCTGCAGCCACAACAACAGACAGAAACCAAGGAAGCACAACCCAGCGTGTCTCAAACCAAACTCACTCCTACCCCACCACCATCACCTTCACCCGCCACCACTAAACCAAACGCTGATTCTGCACAGCCACCATCAAAAACAGAGGTGGAGAAAGCGCCAGAGATTGTTGATGCAGCGTTACCAGCGTCAGAGATTCAGCGGGCGTCATCTTCGAAAGAGACGATAATGGAGGAGACACTTAGGGTGACTCGTGGGAGTCTGAGAAAAGCTCGATCAATGGGGAACACGCTAAAGGAAAAATAG